In one window of Calypte anna isolate BGI_N300 chromosome 1, bCalAnn1_v1.p, whole genome shotgun sequence DNA:
- the AICDA gene encoding single-stranded DNA cytosine deaminase codes for MKRIFLVLSPQQRHGQLVAPGCDYCKCSLVFYCSLLMKRKLFLYNFKNLRWAKGRRETYLCYVVKRRDSATSCSLDFGYLRNKMGCHVEVLFLRYISAWDLDPGRCYRITWFTSWSPCYDCARHVADFLRAYPNLTLRIFTARLYFCEDRKAEPEGLRRLHRAGAQIAIMTFKDYFYCWNTFVENREKSFKAWEGLHENSVHLSRKLRRILLPLYEVDDLRDAFKTLGL; via the exons ATGAAAAGGATATTTTTGGTGCTCAGCCCTCAACAAAGACATGGCCAACTGGTGGCTCCAGGGTGTGACTACTGTAAATGCTCTCTTGTCTTTTATTGCAGCCTCTTGATGAAGAGGAAACTCTTCCTCTACAACTTCAAGAACCTGCGCTGGGCCAAGGGCCGACGTGAAACCTACCTCTGCTATGTTGTGAAGCGCCGTGACAGTGCCACATCGTGCTCCCTGGACTTCGGATACCTGCGCAACAAG ATGGGCTGCCACGTGGAGGTGCTCTTCCTGCGCTACATCTCAGCCTGGGACCTGGACCCGGGCCGATGCTACCGGATCACTTGGTTCACCTCCTGGAGCCCCTGTTACGACTGCGCCCGGCATGTGGCTGACTTCCTGCGCGCCTACCCCAACCTGACCCTTCGCATCTTCACCGCACGGCTCTACTTCTGTGAGGACCGCAAGGCAGAGCCTGAGGGGCTGAGGCGCCTGCACAGGGCAGGGGCTCAGATTGCTATCATGACCTTCAAAG ATTACTTCTACTGCTGGAACACGTTTGTGGAGAACAGGGAAAAGTCATTCAAAGCCTGGGAAGGGCTGCATGAAAACTCTGTCCATCTGTCCAGGAAACTTCGACGAATCCTCCTG CCACTGTATGAAGTAGATGATTTACGAGATGCCTTTAAGACTCTGGGACTTTGA